From the genome of Sporomusa sphaeroides DSM 2875:
TTGACAAGCAAAATGGTACAAGCAACTTAACTATTAAAGATAATGTTTTACGCGATTTAATTAAAAGAACAGTCTTTGCCTGCGCCACCGAAGAAAGCAGACCGATATTTACGGGAGCATTATTGGAGCTAACAGAAAATGATGTACGGATGGTGGCCACAAATACTCACAGGCTGGCGTTAAAAAAGAGTATAACGGAGCAAACTACAAGTAACAGCAACCTAAAAATCATTATTCCTTCCAAGGTTCTTAATGAATTAGCCCGTTTACTCAATTCGGAATTACCGGTAGATGTAAATATTTGCTGGGAAAAGAACAAAGTAGCTTTTCGCTTCGAAAATGTATATTTGGAATCAAGACTGATCGAAGGACAATACCCTGACTATAACCGGGTTATACCACCAGAATTTGGTACAACCGCCACCATCAATACCGCATTATTTATCGATGCTGTAGAACGTGTTTCCCTGATGGCCAAAGACGGCGAATATAATGTAATAAAATTCCAGTTTAATACCAGTGAAGTCATCATTACCTCCAATAACCCTGATATCGGCAAAGCTTATGAAACCATACCTGTTTCCACCGAGGGTACTGACATTACCATTGCTTTTAATGCCAAATATGTAACCGACATTCTTAAAAATATCGGTAGTCCTGAACTGCTATTTTCGCTGA
Proteins encoded in this window:
- the dnaN gene encoding DNA polymerase III subunit beta — encoded protein: MKITCSKDRLNHAVQTVQKAVAAKATLPILSGIYLSAENNKLELQATDYELGICCTIDAQVDIPGKIVISGRYFQELVKRLPGDTVEIASSTEDRTIKIMAGTSQFNLLSLPADEFPVLKSLFDKQNGTSNLTIKDNVLRDLIKRTVFACATEESRPIFTGALLELTENDVRMVATNTHRLALKKSITEQTTSNSNLKIIIPSKVLNELARLLNSELPVDVNICWEKNKVAFRFENVYLESRLIEGQYPDYNRVIPPEFGTTATINTALFIDAVERVSLMAKDGEYNVIKFQFNTSEVIITSNNPDIGKAYETIPVSTEGTDITIAFNAKYVTDILKNIGSPELLFSLNTPLSPASIRPVNDENYTYIITPVRTL